The sequence CATACATCTTGCATCTGACAGATTCTGCATATATTATGAACAAAGGTTAGAACAATTTAACTACTAGTACATTTGTACAATAAAGCTTAGCATGAGCACAAAgtattctgggagattttaacTAATTCAGTGCTCTAACACCCCCATTTTTAGAATACAGATAATGATTTAAAGCAGATAGCAACTGAGCTGAACTGCATGTGGTATAGCCAGCTCCAGTAAGAAAGGCAAGATGGCTGCTTCTCCCCAACATCATCTCCCAAGAGTGACTGGAACATGGCAAAGTCAGCACTGCATGGAAGATTGCAGGTCTTCACCTACACACATGGCAGCGCAGCCATTTCAGACTCATATTTCTCTTGTATTATTTTATTCCCTCCAGGAATGATGACACAACAGTGACAGAAAGTCCCATCTCATCATCACCCTCTGACAGAGAGGCACGGCCACGGATTTCCCCActggaggaaaggggagaaaatgGCCCGGTGCTGCTGCTCAGTTTGATCTGTGGATGTTGCTGGGActggtttctctccctctctattTAGGATTCTCTCTCCTGAAACAGTGCTCTCTGGCTGTCTGTTCCCCATGCAGGATCCcatctctgtccctgccccatgacCGCTGGAGGTTTTATACCCATGTCacgctctgggctgggactgcaACTCCACAAGTTGTTTATAGAAAACACTGACAACAAGCAGCAAACCTGAGTGCCAGCTGGCAAAGTGGAGCAAAGTTGCCCACAGATTTTCCTGCATTCCTTGCCACTTGGTGTCAAGGCTGAGCTCCAGGTACATCTCAGTGTTAGGCGTAATCTATACTAGAAGTGCTACAGCTCCCGCTAATGTTCAAGACACCAAGCTAACATTCAAGATGCTCTAGTCTAAGCCATGGGAGAGAGCTCGCCTGTCAGCATAACACCTCAACCTCTATGAGAAGCgaaagctctcccgccaacattgCTCGGTCTACACCAGCGCTTAGGTTGGTATATTTTACATCTCTCAGGGATGTAGATTAGTGTTCTGGTAAGTGAtaagttctagtgtagacaagccctgggtgGTATTAAAGTGCCATTTACTTGTCCAGGGACACAaatttgaattattatttttttttaaaaaggcattttaacAGGAAGCAACTGACATCTCTCATCcttgctgtgataaatgaaggggttggggggtagctctctttgatggacacccagccagccagttagctataaagtccctcttggtggctgttctctgcttgctttacctgtaaagggttaacaaagtcccccaggtaaaagaaagggagtgggcacttgaccaaaagagccagtgggaaggctagaactttttaaaatggggaaaaaacttcccctttgtctttgttgttgttctctgggaaagaggggaacagggagcagttatgctatgagaagctttaagccaggtatgatcatcATACTTAGAACTACTTATTTGGaacccccaaataaaaaaaaataaaaaaataaaattaatgaattaatggagatatcccatctcctagaactggaagggaccttgaaaggtcatcaagtccagccccctgccttcactagcaagaccaagtactgattttgccccagatccctaagtttccccctcaaggattgagctcacaaccctgggtttagcagaccaatgctcaaaccactttgctatccctccccccatgtgtaaGTGaatcaggaatgtttagaaagacacaattaggtttatttctgtttttcttatggctagtggactcctctaTGCTAACcgcagatgcttttgtttgcttctaaactttaagctgaaccccccaaAAAGCTATTttgagtgcttaatttttggaattgcttttttaaaatctagcaaaagcctacgTTCCAGATGTatgttctttctttttgtttttaataaaatttatctttttttaagaacaggattggatttttggtgtcctaaaaggtttatgcatatgttgtttaattacctgggggcaacagctaatttcctttgttttctttctcagctcctccccggagggtgtgtgtgtatgtgtgtgtgtgaaagggcttgagggtaccccaggAAAGGAATTCCTAACTGCGCTTTCCTGGGTTCCCAGGGGTTTGCATttaggtggtggcagcatctacccatccaaggtcagagagaagctgtaaccttgggagtttaatacaagcctggagtggccagtattaatttttttaatccttgtgggcccccaccttctgcacttgaagtgcccgAGTAGGGAATCAgcctgaacataagaacggccgtactgggtcagatcaaaggtccatctagcccagtggccaatgccaggtgccccagagggggtgaacctaacaggtaatgatcaagtgatctctctcctgccatccatctccaccctctgacaaacagtctagggacaccattccttactcatcctagctaatagccattaatggacttaacctccatgaatttatccagttctcttttaaatgctgttatagtcctaaccttcacaacctcctcaggtaaggagttccacaagttgactgggcactgtgtgaagaagaacttccttttatttgttttaaacctgctgccgattaatttcatttggtgacccctagttcttgtattatgggaataagtaaataacttttccttatctactttctccacatcactcatgattttatatatctctatcatatcctcccttagtctcctcttttccaagctgaaaagtcctagcctctttaatctctcctcatatgggacccgttccaacccccctaatcattttagttgcccttctctgaaccagtggtctcatctcaaaaaagatatacatctgtacacagtattcaagatgtggacctatcatcgatttatataagggcaataatatattctccttcttattctctatcccctttttaatgattcctaacatcctgtttgcttttttgaccacctctgcagaCTGCGTGGacctcttcagagaactatccacaatgactccaagatctttttcttgatttGTTGTAGCtcaattagcccccatcatattgtatgtatagctggggttattttttccaatgtgcattactttacgtttatccatattaaatttcatttgccattttgttgcccaatcacttagttttgtgagatctttttgaagttcttcagtctgctttggtcttaactatcctgagcagtttagtatcatctgcaaactttgccacctcacttcttacccctttctccagatcatttatgaataagttgaataggattggtcctaggactgaccgttggggaacaccactagttacccctctccattctgagaatttaccattaattcctaccctttgttccctgtcttttaaccagttctcaatccatgaaaggaccttcccttttatcccatgacagcttaatttacgtaagagcctttggtgagggaccttgtcaaaggctttctggaaatctaagtacactatgtccactggatcccccttgtccacatgtttgttgaccccttcaaagaactctaatagattagtaagatatgattttcctttacagaaaccatgttgacttttgcccaaaaatttatgttcttctatgtgtctgacaattttattcgttactattgtttcgactaatttgcccgacgttagacttaccggtctgtaaattgcggggatcacctctagagccctttttaaatattggcattacattagctatcttccagtcgttgggtacagaagccaatttaaaggacaggttacaaacattagttaatagttccgcaacttcacatttgagttctttcagaactcttgggtgaatgccatctggtcccggtgacttgttaatgttaagtttatcaattaattccaaaacctcctctaatgacacttcaatctttgacagttcctcagatttgtcacctacaaaagccagctcaggtttgggaatctccctaacatcctcagccgtgaagactgaagcaaagaatttgtttagtttctccgcaatgactttatcatctttaagtgctcctttattCTCGATCATCGAGGGGCCCTATTGGTTGtttagtaggcttcctgcttctgatgtacttaaaaaactttttgttattaccttttgagtttttggctaaccgttcttcaaactcctctttggcttttcttattacatttttacacttaatttggcagtgtttatgctcttttctatttacctcattaggatttgacttccactttttaaagcaagtctttatctctcactgcttcttttacatagttgttaagccacggtggctatttttttagttcttttactgccTTGACACCTGCCCTTGCCTTTTTTTCTGGTGTATGACTTCTGATGGCACAATGAATTAGATGATGAGTAAGTGATGTAGTCACGCTAATCATGACAGCAGCATCCATAGAGGTCAAGCATTTGCATCTACCATCAAGATGATAAAGAAGGTAGTCCATAACCAAATAGCATGCTGTTTGTTCTTGAGCCCCACAGGAACAGGATGTGGAGCTCAAGAAGCCCCAATGGGTAGAGATGTAAGTTAAAGCACCTGTCACCACAATGTATCCTGTtgtaatgaagaaggatctttcACTTAATATGGTTATTCTGAGGAAGACGTGAGAGCTGATTCGCAGAGAGTAGGGGATGGAAATCTGACTTGTCTATCTACCAAGAAATGCAGCATCAAACCAAAGTAGAGTCCCACACCACCTGTTGGTGCTGTTCCTTAGAAATGTTGTCTCTGATATATTGTCTGACAGGCTCACTATTTCAGAGAAGGGGTGTCTTGACTTTAGCTGTATCATCGTTGTGTGACCCAGAAACTCTGATCTCAAAACCTCTGGTCCTATCTAGTATTGCTTGCCTCGCAATTGAATGTGAAGACAGGGCCCTGGCTGCATTATGCACGAAGCCAACTATCAAGACAGTTTGATTCATAATTTTCTCTCAAAGCCAAATCAAAAACAACCTTCCAGTGCTATGAGGGGCACACAGGGATGTCAAGCCTTTCATTAACTCGGGAGATGAAAGCTCCTTTTCAGTCTCTGCCCATTTTTCCAAACCCCCAAATCCCAgaagaaataaaacaattaaTTCCATTTGTGGAGCCTGAGAGGATGGGAGCCACAGTGAGCAAACGGCTTGGGAGAAACCAGGGCCTCCAAAGTGCAGTCCTAACTCCAGTCATCTCTGTCCCACCTGCAGCCCATTATGCCCACTTTGGAACGTTTCTGTACCTCTCGAGGAccatacaaattattttaataaacccAGCACCTAAATTCGTGTCTGCTTAGTGAAGAGGTGGGAACATTTCAGAGTGGGAGCAACTTCTCCCTCTTTTATAGGCTTTGGGAACAGGAAGAAGTGAGAGAAAGAAGAGGTTCCCTCCATCAAACACCAGGGTCAGGAGTCTCTATCCTGAGTGGATGCTCTGGTGTTTAGTAAGATATGATGAGCGAGCAAAGCGCTTCCCACACTGAGCGCAGGAATATGGTCGCTCTCCTGAGTGGGTTCTCTGATGCTGAGTAAGAGATGATGAGCGAGCAAAGTGCTTCCCACACTCAATGCAGGAATATGGTCGTTCTCCTGAATGGATTTTCAGATGTTCAGTGAGAGATGATGAGTGAGCAAAGCACTTCCCACACTGAGTGCAAGGATATGGTCGCTCTCCTGAATGGATTCTCAGGTGGTTGGTGAGGCCTGACAATTGGGTGaaacttttcccgcactcagtgCAGCAATAgggtttctctccagtgtggattctctggtggcGAGTGAGATGATGTATATAGACAAAACCTTTTCCACAATCAGTGCAGCGATGGAGTTTCCCATTGTGGACTCTCTGGTGTTTAGAGAGACTGTCTGGATGACGGAATATTTTCCCACACTCAGCACAGCGATGGAGTCTCCCTGTACTATGGGTTTCCTGGTGTCTCCTGAGACTTTGAAGGAGACTGaattttttcccacactcagcacagcaatggggctgctccccagtgtggatcctctgatgtctgATCAGATGTTCTCGTAGGCAGAactttttcccacactcatgACACAAGAAGGGTCTCTCTTCGCTGTGGATTTTCTGGTGCCTAGTAAGATTTGATGTAAGTTTGAAGCCTTTCCCACATTGGTTACAGCGATGGGGTCTCTTTTCTGAGTGGATTCTCTGGTGATTACGAAATGTTGACGAATCCATAAATTGCTTTCCACACTCAGCGCAcgcatagggtctctctcccgagTGGATTCTCTTGTGGATGGTAAAAGCTGACAAGTATAAGAATCTTTTTCCGCACTCAGCACAGTgatagggtctctctccagtgtggattctctggtgggCACTGAGCAGTGATAACTGATTGAATATCTTCCCACATTCAGAACAGGGATGGTCTCTCTTCTTTCTGTGAACTTTCCCATGTGCTCTGAACTCCTTCTTTCTCCTAAAGCTCTCCCCACACTCGCTACAGTGATACAGTTCCTGTCCCTTATGAACCATCCAGTGGTGGCTTATCAGTTCTCTCTGCACCTTGAATTCTTCTCTGCACACATGGCAGGTATATAGGCTCTTTCTGGGCTCAGTTTTTCCCTCTGCAGGAGGCTTTAGATATGGCCTGGATCTCCTCTGATGGCCTCTTGAGGTTGCCTGCTCCTTCCTGATCAGATTTTTCCTCTGCCTTTGAGACCTGCCCTGTCTCTTGTGATGTCTTCCCCGTTCAGATTTCTTGGAATGGTTCTTCCCTGATGTCCCTCGGAAAGGTCTGAGTGGCTCCAGGCTACCAGGTCCTTCCTCAGGAGTCTGCCCCTCAGCTCTGTTCAGGTTCCTTGCCTCTGCTTGGTGGGGAAGAGAATCCAGATGTTATTTCTTGTGCTGCTCACAAAGGGAAACCACTAACATTCCCAGCAGGGGGATGTACCTGAGGCAGCCCTATGCCTCTCCCCTCAGAGTAGGGCTGGCCATCGGCAGTTGAGTGCAAGAGGCCAAACTCCCAGGGGCCCCAGTggtagggaaggaggaggaggtcaGTGTCCCATAGGCCCTGATAATAGCCCCCCAAATAAACCTGGAAATCAGCCCCCACAATTCTCTCCCTACTCTGAGGCCCATCTTAGTGAGGAGAACAGCATCACCACACACCAGCATTGATACCCCTCTCCCGAGGGTCACTCACAGGGAACACTAACACTGTGATGGATCCCAACGTCTCCATGTTCTatggaaaatgggggagggggagagactgagggaatcTGCGTAAGGGGAGAGATGGAGTTTCTAGGGGGATGTCAGGGTGAGGAGCTGTAGCACTTCTCATGTTTGGGCTTCAATCCCTATTGTAATGCTCTGTGAGGGGAGAGTTTGCAGCTGATGGCCGATTCCTGAAATGAGCTCTCCGGCTCCCACTGGTGGAAAGGACAGAGCTGGTTCCCTACCTGCTCCAGGGGAAGAGCTTTGTGTGAGGAAGAAGCCCAAGGAGCTTTCAATTGCTGGCCAGTCCCAGGTCTCCTCTGCATCTGAAAAATCTGCACCGAGACAAAAGGTCTTTGGTTGACAACACATGGACCGAATGAATATCACTGAGAGAAGCCCTTCCCCTTGCACTGTAAATTGCTCATTTATGGTCACTGTTGGACAGTGGTTCCACAATGCACAAGAGGGGAAGCTATTTGGGTCTGGACACTTATTTTGTACTGTTGTAGCACAACTGAGATCATGGTACCATAgcaccaggtgctgcacaaaATTACAGAGAGATCGCCCTGATGTTGAAGAGCTTATAAACTAAATAcacaaagggtgggggagagcctgAGTCAAAGGAGTAACTtgctgttgtaataattgggcccaCAAATTTACCCGAATTGGCCGTATAACTGTAAAATCTGTGAGAAAGTTTATAAAGTGTTACAATATCCTACAACAATagatgttgatgggaaaaggtgcaaaatatAAACAAGACAACGGAATTGGTCCAAACAAAAGAGGCCTATAATGCAATTCAAGGACAGTGTTAAAATGATGGCTGTAAGCAAGAGAAGTGTGGAACTGGACATTAAAGTACCGAAATGACTGAGTTTAATTTAGGCCTAACTAGCAGAAAAACAATGAGGGGCTGGGCTATTTTGCCCACTACTTCCTTTAAGCGTTtctcaaaagaaaacattttcggGGGACAATAAAGGAGAGGAACTGAATGCAACCCTTGCTGACTGAAAAAAACAGCAATAGCAGGTGTGTGCCAACAGCTGCTGCAGTGAGCGATACCATCATGCTGCCACCCTGATCCTGATTTTGGGACCCCAGATCATCTTTGTACTAATACTAAGAGACGTCTAAACAAGACTGGACCAGAGACAGGGAGCCAGAGGATATTGCCACCATTAATCAGTTCTGGCTAACACCTCAAAATCACCTGGAATGTGAGATTTTTGTCCCCCTGTCTCTCTTAACTCCCATGAGTTCTTTTCATTCCCCAccatatttcttctctttcttattCTTCTCCCTTTGCCTTCTGGTAAATAAGAGTCTGCCTTAGCCTGCAAAACTGCCATAGTTTGCAAccttgctgtaagcctgtgatcaAAGAGGCAGCCAAACGAATTGTCCAGAACAGACCAATGCTGGACAGGTTTGCCAGGCAGGTCTCCAATTGGCCGATCAGACCGTGTGCcgtgcctgtgtttctccagacGTGAAGCAGCAAGTAAGAGTAAACCCGAGATATAAGCCGTAGGTtctattttcctctttttttctcttccctgttgagtgggtttgtgtttttttgtCTCCTAGGAAACGGGATCGGATTTTAATAATATCAAAAACAGCGCCAACAGCTTCAACATTTCAAAGAGACAGTTATTACTGTGTTTAATACCATCAAAAAGACTTTCAAACAGAGGTCTTTTGTCTAAAGGCTCTctgcagctaaagggaaaggcaaCAAGGGACACTGTCAAAATAAAAGTCTTACATCATCCCTGACATTTCAAATGCCTTAACTCTTTTACcctctttttctgtatcttttataAAAGATTAGAAAGAATTTTTCATGGTGTTTCCCATGGTACTACGCAGGCTACTCTCTCTATATTCCAAACCCCAAACCTTATTTAACATTCTTTAATGTTGCTCATGACAGTGTCACGTTAacacctttgtctctctgggcccATGTATTCTATATGAATTAATACAACATTGTCCAAGGTCtgccagcaggtcagtggcagaatgaGGAATAGAGTTCAGGTCTCCTCACTCCCACAACACGATGTTGTCTCCCAACCAATCCTGGCGCATAATAAGGAAATCCCTTATTAATGTCAACTGAGAACCCAAAAAAGCGATTGAACAATGCTGAGTACCTACAATATTGGGCCTGAACTTGGAAGGGAGATACGCAAGTGCTGTTCGGATGATGATTCAGACAGCCGGGGAAGAGTTACAAACACTTTGATAGATGGAATTAGAATTCtaaaggatgttgacaaactggagaactggtctgaaatcaacaaggtgaCATTCAAGAAACACAAGTACGAAATagttcacttaggaaggaaaaatgaaatgcacaactagaaaatagggaataactgacTTGGCAGCAGTACAGGAGAAAAGAATGTGGTGTTTACAGTGGATCACGAATTGAATGGTAGCCGACAATATGATACTGTTCTAAAATAGCCTGATATTAGAATAAAAGActaacattctgggatgtattgtcACTTTGGCCAAAACATATCAGGATTCCAGCTGCCATCAGCTACTCCTTCAATCCCTCCACATCACTTTAACTCCTTCCTCACCTGGGTGGGTTCCTCTAAGAATGTCCCCATCTTCATCTTCTGTGGGACCCcgcacacacagatcttcccctCGCTCTATGCTGAAGATCACCACTGGCTTGGGAGTTTTGATTCCTGCTTAGAGAAAAGCATCACTGCTAAGCATTTCTAGGCACAAAAGTGCTGCACTTTCCACAGGTGCACATGCAATGTTTATGCCAATTGGGCAATGAGCTAAGTGTGAAGGTTAATAGGCAATTGTTTTCCATGGAAACATGAACTGCAACTTATGGTCAACACTCCTGGTGCCCGGCAGTGGCGAGATACTGAGTTGCAAACAACCTGTCACCTGTGGAAAGGGCAGATGGACATGACTGCGGTGTCTGAAGGGATTGAGGGGCACAGATGTGGCAAATGCTGGATATTTCTCCTTAGCCTAAGAGATCTGGGGTCCTCCTTAACTCTCCTATGGCCCAGCACCCCTCTCCCTCTGACGGATATGTTTAAATAGGAATTAAACAGCTGTATCTGGCCTGGGTCAgatgacttgggcttgggctgcaggactgcaaaattgctgagtggctatttggagggagggtcccagagcctaggCTCCAACCCCAGcatgaatatctacactgcaatctttagccccgcagcctgagctctATGACAtgagtcaactgacccaggcCACCCATAACCATGCCGAGGGTCTTTTATTCCAGCATAGATGAACCCAGTCTGTCTTTCACCTTCATTGTGGTGTTGGCTGGCCTCTCATCCTGTAGACCTGCAGAACACATGACCCTTTTCTGCTCATGTGCTCTGTCTGGGGAACTACAAGAGCCAGGATTCTCTTGCATTAAACTGTGGAGCAGTAGCGACTATGGGTGGAAGGATCTCCTCTTGAAGATATGCAGGGTAGTTGTAGAcgtatcagtcccaggatattagagagacccggtgagtgaggtaatatcttttacttggccaacttttgttggtgagagagagaagctttcctttcccagacctgaagaagagctctgagtggctcaaaagcttgtctctctcaccaacagaagttggcccaataaaagatattacctcacccaccttgtctccccatGAACTGGCTCCTCTGCTCAATGAAACATGTCTCTATCCATCCACACCCATGCACCCCTCCTTCCAACCCCACAGACACCTCTCCACCCAACCACTCATACCAATGCGTCATCTCAGTTactagcaacagagagtcctgtggcacctttaagactaacagaagtattgggagcataagctttcgtgggtaagaagtgaggttcttacccacgaaagcttatgctcccaatacttctgttagtcttaaaggtgccacaggaccctctgttgctttttacagattcagactaacacggctacccctctgatctcagttactgtgtctctgtgcagcacccagtggACAGGGGCCcttatctcacacacacagctcctcaCCTAATGAGACCAGAGTCTGGTAATTTTCCCACATGACGTGTCTGTAAAGTTGCTTTTGCTCCTCGCCCAGCAGCACCCATTCTGCTGGGGAGAAATACATGGCCACATCCTCAAACGTCACTGACATCTGAAAGGACAAACAACCCAACTAAGCATGGCAAAATTTACACACTGGTACAGGAACAGCTGTTGCAGGTGATGCAGATGTACAGTGGTCCACGCAACTCGGAGGGCCCTAGAAGGCTTGAAAGTTTGTACCATTACTATGGTTGAGGGTTGGCgcagtgaaaaaaaattaatggacagAGTTTTCCTGGAGCGGCATTCTAAGGTGTGTACAGGGTTGGTTCACTCCCCAGTCGCTCCCTCCCTGGCCGTGCCCGCTCTCTTGGGTGGAAATTAGGGTTACACTGTTGTAGcggtgttagtcccaggatattagagacacaaggtgggggagATAATATCTCTTACTGCACCAAACTTATTTGttcttgagctacacagagcaggGTCCTaaagtccaggctccagcagaaGCCCAAATGTCTGCACCGCAATTAAAAGAGCTGAGCGCCATGAGCCGGTGTCAGTTTGCACAGCCCGGCTGCAGATTTTAGTTGCTGCCTAGACAGACCCTGGGCGCCCCAGCCAGAGAGCTGTGCCCCAAGCAGTAGCAGCCCAGGCTTTCAGCTCCGGGGGGCTCTGGTTGAATCCCAACACGCTGCCCGATGGGGCAGTCGGACAAGGAACCTCCCTCCCCCGCGGTCCCCAGGGACTCCgttcagcctcccccagcgcctcccattGCCAGTGTGTGCAgcggccccagcctggccccgaccCCGCTCTCCCGAGCAGGCTGCTCACAGCCCCAgcagcacaggccagaggaccTGTCAGCCAggacctgcccccccagccccggccggtGCCTGCGCTGCGGGAAGGGGGAAGGACCCGGCAGCCCCCGGAGCACCGCCCCGGGGAAGGGGCCCGCCCGCCCCCAGCAGCGAGCAGGAGGGTCGGTCGGGCTGTCGCGGGCTGGGGCGCGGACCCTGCCGGGCTCCGACCGCTGCACAAACCGGCCCCCGGGGGGGTCTCTCCGGtcccagcagctccctccccaggCGGCGATTTCCCGCCCCGGGCCCCGCTCACCGCGCCGGgcgctggggctgcagcctgcaGAGGGGGCTCGCTCCGCACGCGCAGCTCGGGCCGGGCTcggcccctgcccgcccccccgcaGCAATTGCTGGGCGTGTCTAGGCTGTGGAGGACTCGGAGCTCTGTGGCTTTAACCCTTAAGCAGCTCGCTCGGGGAAGCGAGTTGCAGAGGGAGCCACTAGGGGAGACGAGGTGAAGTCGGTTCCCGGTTTGTTGGtggctcccggcccctcccctccctgctgcaaGGGCGGGTATTGGAACAATGTTATAGGGGGGCTGGACACCCTGtgtaggatggaaaccacttcaaaccagggatGCTgccgctcctgccccccagcgccctgAGTTCCAGCCCCCCCTCCTTCAAAGAACATTTCTTAGTGATTCAGCAGAGTGAGACGCCTTTTCAAACATTTCACCAGAAGAAATGTGACTGAGGTTCATAGCAGTGTCTATTAGtaaattaatacattatttaataATTATTCAAATCTGGATCTGGGATGAGAGTGGCTGTAAGTGATAAAATACTTCTCAGGGCAGCCTAAGTGCCACTGTGGTGAGACAAGAATATGCCATTCCCCGAGCTGACACTGCGTGTCTGGGCTACATTCTGCCAAATATCATACCCGCGTTC is a genomic window of Malaclemys terrapin pileata isolate rMalTer1 chromosome 4, rMalTer1.hap1, whole genome shotgun sequence containing:
- the LOC128836870 gene encoding zinc finger protein 883-like, whose product is MSVTFEDVAMYFSPAEWVLLGEEQKQLYRHVMWENYQTLVSLGIKTPKPVVIFSIERGEDLCVRGPTEDEDGDILRGTHPDFSDAEETWDWPAIESSLGFFLTQSSSPGAAEARNLNRAEGQTPEEGPGSLEPLRPFRGTSGKNHSKKSERGRHHKRQGRSQRQRKNLIRKEQATSRGHQRRSRPYLKPPAEGKTEPRKSLYTCHVCREEFKVQRELISHHWMVHKGQELYHCSECGESFRRKKEFRAHGKVHRKKRDHPCSECGKIFNQLSLLSAHQRIHTGERPYHCAECGKRFLYLSAFTIHKRIHSGERPYACAECGKQFMDSSTFRNHQRIHSEKRPHRCNQCGKGFKLTSNLTRHQKIHSEERPFLCHECGKKFCLREHLIRHQRIHTGEQPHCCAECGKKFSLLQSLRRHQETHSTGRLHRCAECGKIFRHPDSLSKHQRVHNGKLHRCTDCGKGFVYIHHLTRHQRIHTGEKPYCCTECGKSFTQLSGLTNHLRIHSGERPYPCTQCGKCFAHSSSLTEHLKIHSGERPYSCIECGKHFARSSSLTQHQRTHSGERPYSCAQCGKRFARSSYLTKHQSIHSG